The following DNA comes from Megalobrama amblycephala isolate DHTTF-2021 linkage group LG20, ASM1881202v1, whole genome shotgun sequence.
GTTTAGAGAGTTTCATGTATcctatccattttttttttttttttttgacccgTATTAAGTATTTTCAGTGGCTCTGTATTGGGGGTTAAGATTTAAGCAGTGGTCCTTTTCACCAATGTGGTCTTGAGAGCATCTCTGGCACTGCAGCAGGATTCTAAGACTTTGCCATTtctggaaaacaaaacaaatacaaaagctTAATGTATCAATATCATTATAGTACAGGTAGTCAGAAAAATGCAACAAGTCTAGACATACATCATATTTTGAACACAACTAACCGTGACAAAAAAGCTTCCAGAATGCCAGCCTGATCAGCTGGGAAAAATTCCTGTGCAGCTGCGTGCTCCAAAGTGAGCAAGTGTCCAGGCAGTACAGATAGCTTCTTTATCTTTTTATCTTCACTCTGGAAAGAAAATCAGCAgtaataaacaacactgacaaaacggtgagaattgcaagaaaatCTGAATTGAACATCATATCAAGAGTGTGATACCTTTAAAAGTCCAAGGTTCACTATCAGTGAGGAGATAAAACTATAAGATTGAGAGTGGGAGTTGGAAAAGGCTTTCCTCAACAGGGCATCTGGGAAACAAGATGAACAGCTGATTTTAATAACAACGGCATTCAACGTTTTCAGTAATAAgcactcatcctcatgttgttccaagacctgtatgattttctttcttccattgatcataaaagaagatatttttagatttattttttctaaagCAACTGAAGTCAATAGTCaccaggggcctcatttataaaactttcagtagatttcatcctaaaagtgtaccTATGCACAATAGATAGATTCTGCGAAAGCACaagttttcagatttaaaaaaccATGAGTATGCCAGAACCTGCGcaaaaatccctttataaatcagCAGAAGATagtgcgtacgtgcatctccaccctgtctcctacccgaaatcaccatatatggagctaaCAACGTCTAGTtgtactatgcataacctcatctgcatatcatttccatgcatATTCCCATCCACATGACAGCATGGTTAACACTGTCAAAGGTAAAAGACATTGGAAAATTTTAGATACGGACTACAAATGCCATTTGTGCCATACACATTACATTGCtaaaaatcatataaatatCTTTGTTACGTTTTAGaagaaatatatcaaaatatccataaaaactaaattttataAGAGTTTTTAGAAcagagttgattcattcatttccactggccaaatagtattttaattgttttaaacaattcaaatcaaatcaaatttatgcatttttgctgataaggtcaacatatcttttaggatgTTTATAGACTacttttagtggaaacagataggcttacttatttattgcagtgtaaataaaaTTGTCTGACTTGGCGCGTCACTGACCAAGTATTTTAAGAAGGAAACGTTCAAATCTTACTGTTCAAGTTGTATCCTTCAAATACAGTGGTATTTTTCATAAGTGTTTGAAGATGCCTTCACACGATATCAACAGCGTTTGTACAGTAAGCTATTATCATTGGACCTATTCATACTGGACAAtggaccgttcgaccaccgaatccagcagtgtctgcCATAATATCAagtaagtgtgcatcactgatcattGTTCtcagtaaaaatattttgtcacatgatatctgcagtttagtttaaagaggaattgtGCGCCTAGCACTCcttgctgtcattaaaacagcgtgtcacAGGGAAAGTAATCAAAAGTAGCAACATCAACTCTAAATTCATATTATTTTTAACTTCTGCATAATGACtatgtaatttcagtgcttatcACCATTAATGAAAGtgaaatattaatgtaaatttgTATATCAAACTGAAAACAGTTTAAAATCATAGTGTTTACTTCATTACTTTTCTCACTCTAGTAAACAGTCTAGCACATATTTacagcaagattttttttttttttataaatcctgATATGTGCATGGAAATTTCCGTAAGCATATTTCTATGCCCAATTTGTGCATATGCAACagttataaatgaggccccagaactgtttggttaccaacattcttcaaaatatcttgttttgtgCACTGCAAAAGAAAGTAAtcagaatgacatgaggatgagtaaatgacaatttccatttttgggtaaactatcccatGAATGGCAGTAAGTATGTTGCTCATACCAGTGCTCTCAAAAACAGCTTGCTTTACTTCTGGTTCATCTTCATATACTGACGAGATCTTGAGAAAAACTTCTGACACCTTACTAGCATCTGAAACATcaacctaaaaaaaaagaaaatgatttcAGGGGGTTGGAGAACAAGTTAAACCGTCCTGATGTACAGCTGGACCTTCAACTCCATACCTGCTCAATGAGCAGGATCCTTTTGGCTCCAAGGGACATCAGTTTCTCAGCCGATGGAGAGATGAGGAAGGATGTAAGCTCAGAACTGCAGTGAGGCTCCTCCTGTGGAGAAGTAAAAATCAGTGGTTTGCCAATGTAAAGTAGATAAGCAGCTATTGGCAGGTTTAGCGGTTCTTTCTGGCATGCAGATGTTTGCTAGGATCACCTTTTCTTCAATGATATCTTTTGTTCCATTGACACCATTTTCCTCTGTATCACCTTCgtccctctcctcctcctcctcatcatctcctcctcctcctcctcctcctcatcatcatcttcatcaggCTCTCCTTCATCATCACTGCAATAATCACATTTTTCATTACTCTCAGTGTGATATttcaaaatacagcaaaacatGCATTTGCCTTCATTTTATTTGCACATGAGAAACAAGCTACGTTTTTTATGAGGACCCAGATAAATACCTGAGCGAGCCCAGCAGCTCCTCCATGTTCATGCTTTCCATCGCTTCCCTGAGAGCCTCACAGCCGTCCTCTCCAAAGCAGTTTCCTAAACAAGCACCCAGACAAGATCAAATTACCACAGAATAACTGACTTTGACACCAACATGAATTCAACTGAACAGGGAAACTGTTTAAACTTTGCACGATCATGTTATTATTAACAGGGCTTTCACACTGCCAATTTAGCTTGAAACAGAGCAtgttcacataaaaaaaaatctgaaaactgTCATGTGCACCGCACTATCAAATCAGACTACCTGTAGGAGGTGGTCTGAGTGTActtatggttttttttttgaatagggacaaatacaacatacatagaaaaaaaaacagccatcCAATGCAAGTATCACagtggctgcatccgaaaacttaggcagctgacttgttgcctcccTGAATTTGTGCACAAAGGCACCTCACAAAATGGATTTctgacagacttctgaggcagcataacagtttaatgatctacagcaaaatagagtgagctttggtgagaactacataaatatttaatgacTATAGTAGTAATTTTTCGCTAGAAATGAGATCAGAAGAGGAAAACGTTGGTCAAAAActcatttatacacaaactgaccagaaaccgcaactttcagatgccatctttCTTTTTCGAGCTCAACTGTCACTGAATGGAATGCAGATCTAGATAattttttgcagcatgtttcAGTATAGTTTGCATTTTGAACCCTGTCAGTATCATTTCATGCTTTGAAAAAGGTTTGTTAAAATGACTAATAGTGGACTGTGAAAAACACCCATTCAATTTTAAGGGGTTTGAGGAAGGgtgggaaaaaacaaacaacaaaaagaagTTTCGgtctcaaaaaaaaaacttatattattttaatcatttataatcaaattaaataatgtaaatattacaaaataaaaaattttaaaaatacatattatatatattaaataattataagaCAATTCTGGTTTGAGTGAGGCCTatttatgtaataataaaatactgtGACAGCAAAAATACTTTACCATTGAGGTCCAGTTTCTCCAGATCAGCTTTGCCCTGAACAGCCTTTGCAACTACCAAAGCTGCAGCTTCGCAAATCTCTCCAAATGACAAATTCAGCTCCTACACAAGAATTTTTTTAGAATGCCTATTACAAAAACTCTAAGATGTTTACTCACTGAAtggaaatgtttgtgtatgttttaGCTAGATTTAATGTTGGTATCATGCGTCAACTAACCCTGAGGAATGGCAGTCCCTCTCTAAGGGCCCCTGCTATTGCAATAGCACCTTCTGAGCGTACCAGACAGTCTCCAAAATTGATGACCTTAAGACACTGGAGGTGCCTAATGGCCTGAAAATTGAAGAAATCACACACAGCCAATAATAAACACCTGTTCTAaccatacaggtgctggtcatataattagaatatcgtgaaaaagttcatttttttattataaattattttaaaaaattgaaactttttttttactttacatgtaggcaatctagaatatatgaaagtttcatttttaaaaataatttacaataaaaaaaaaatgaactttttcacgatattctaattatatgaccagcacctgtattaaaaaaattgtgtgaCATAATGCAGAGTCTGATTTCACAACATACCTCTGCCATGGCTATCGATCCTCTCTTAGTAAAAGTGTTGTCATTGAGGTTGAGGACCTGTAGGTTTGGGTTGTGCTTCATGGCAGCGGCTAAAGCCGTGATACCAGGATGGTTGATTCCATTCTGTGGCATATGGACCTCCTCAAGACTGCCTAATAACTGTGACAAACAGAACAAATGTTAGAACAAGTGTCAAACAAAAGAGGAacataaaatacttttattacactgggtaatgtttttgaaagaagtctcttacgcTTACgcagtaaaaaaaagtaatattgtgaaatattcttgcaatttttttttatatttgaatagaTGTTTTATTCCTCTGATAGCAAACTaagcaaagctgaattatcagcatcattactccagtctttagtgtcacatgattcttcagaaatcattctaatatgctgatttagtgcttAAGAATAATTTATCAATGCTGAAACTGTTgtgcttcttaatatttttgtgaattttttttttccatttttcattcattttttttctattccttgatgaatagaaagttagaaagaacagcatctatagaaatcttttgtaacaatgtaagaGTCCTTATTGTtagttttgatcaatttaatgcatcctagctgaataaaagtattacattTATAACCCTAACCCTATGATAGTGTGTGCATACATTTatctatatatgtatgtatgaaaaaaataatgtgaacACAAGGAAAATAGGTAATATCTCATGATTAATAATGTGTTGGACCACCATTTGTCTTTAATATAGCTTCTAAACTGTACTCGGagttcatcaaaaataccttaattcgtgttccaaaaataaacaaaggtcttacgggtttggaacgacatgaggataagtaattattaatgacagaaatttcattttgggtgaactaaccctttaatggtggATATTGAGTTCTGCTGTCACTTTTGCTGCAGTAGTTCTCTATTGTTTGGACACAATTCCTTCTTTAAACGGTCCCTATCATTCTTTACTAATGAAGTCTTGCCATGCTTTGTATACACAGGCTTAATTGTGGATACTGTTGCTCTTGAAACACCAAATCAATGGGGCTGTTAAAATTACAGATGCTCCTGCTAAACATTTTGTCCTCTTTTGAAGTTTGACAAGTCACATTTCACCAGTTTCTTGTACTGTCCTCTGATAAACACAACTTGTATTACTCTGGCATGCAACCTAGATAAAGTATGCTAAtaaatttataaacaaaatttttGCAACATGTCACCCCCCATACTGTACCCCCCACTGTTTAGCCTACTCAATATTATTGACCCCTATGACAATAGGTGTTCAGATTGTTTTGTCCAACGCTGAAACGtttgaaatgtttgaaatgaGAGTGGGTCATCTCCCAGAAAATCTTTAATGGAATAGATGCCATTTCCTGCATATTCTGGTGCcttttaattaatcaattacATCTTTGAGACATTGACAACTTATCCGATACTCCCACCTACACGGTGTAAGCGTGAAAACTCCTAAATGGCTTAATATGGCATCAGGGTTGAttatacctcagtttaaatagatttttgtaatggtactgaccctcatgtcgttctacacccgtaagacctgtCATTCATAACTATCAGAACGCAAAGTTAAGCGTTCACTTTTGTTGAAATacgatggctcagcgaggcctgcatagacatgCAATGACAGTTTGTCTCTCTCAACTAtccattaattaaaacaaatggaatcggccatttaaactgatataagtactgtatatcagtttaaatggcgcaccaaaaatgttatctcgtcgctttataatattaatattgataccactgtactcacatgaactgatttaattgatctcacaaggggattgtttagggctccttgccacgaaaaatcttaacctacaggtatataaaatctgggaaattcataagcaataaacatgtaattttgatggtttaacactgtctgttgctaataattgactgtacaaaaacacatcccaaaccatcattgtaactactcatattatattattataaagaactgaactgtcctgcaggaggacataaattatttaatacaatttttggtaaagactggtacagttaatacagcaatgtgaaaaaatctcaagtaacctaaaatgtgcttaatttagtgactgaactgcttgttttcaaacatattatttaataaatcactaagttacatcaagggtcaaataaaatagaaatggcacattaaagttaaatgttagaGTTGCCTGATAaaatcattttgtgtgtgtgtgtgtttacgttcattgtactggtctgatataaagtatgtttttgctcaggtggccaaaatgtgcgctcaacagtgaaaagttttgctcagcgagaaaaaaaattagagggaacattgcttacgggtgtggaagggcatgagggtgagtaataaatgacattattttcatttttgggtgaactaaccctttaagacagtgatattaaaagaccaaactctgCACACAATTTATTAACAAAGCATACTATGTATAGAAAAGCAGATGAGTCCAGAATACGAACGTAATgagtttaattaatttattgagACAACTCatagaaacatttttaataCGATAGTTTCATCTTGACATCAAAATCATTAATTAGTACCAATTCTTCACCACAgcgattaaagggttagttcacccaaaaatgaaaataatcttcggaacacaaattaagatattttttattaaatccgacggctcagtgaggcctctattgcctgcaagttaatttacactttcaatgcccagaaaggtactaaaacatttaaaacagttcatgtgactacagtggttttaccttaatattataaagcgatgagaatactttttgtgtgccaaaaaacaaacaaaataacttttcaacaatatctagtgatggctgatttcaaaacaccgcttcatgaagctttatgaatcttttgttttgaatcagtggttcggatcgcgtgtcaaactgctgaaatcacgtgactttggcgctccgaaccactgatttgaaacaaaacattcattaagcttcatgaagcagtgttttgaaatcgaccatcactagatatcgttaaataatgttgttattttgtttttttgatgcacaaaaattattctcgtcactttataatattaaaggtggtacagaggatgttttcgtcgactgagttttttaaatgagcgcatgcggaagaacaacccccctccttcacagctcatttcaagtgaacgcctcccaaaactcgtgcacgagtgtttgtttaccaccggcattcgctgtgttattaagccgggcacacatttaacgactagctaaaacattctgactgtgctcaacatacagtgatcgtttcctgctcctgaagcagatttatattgtggaaagttactagcTCGCGCAGCCGcgtgtctctcacaaggaacgtcatggcagtgattgacaagccagagggccaatccgcgcatgcctctcacaatggcagtgattgacaagccagagggccaatcgattggctgatgtttttaaggccctacctcgtgcacagatgatgtatattaataatattcctttcagtgcacctaataaatagtcttttatcagttagtaaagacagtttcaagtaatattgcaaaaatgtataaaacaaaacatcctctgtaccacctttaaggttgaaccactgtagtcacatgaaatgttttaattatgttttagtacctttctgcgcactgaaagtgtaaattaacttgctctcaatggaggcctcactgagccatcggattttatcaaaaatatcttaatttgtgttccgaagatgaacgaatgtcttacgggtgtagaacgacatgagagtaataaatgacattattttcatttgagtgaactaaccctttaagtacactGATCCACTATGAACATTCATATGTTCTAATGGTTTGGTGGTAGAACTTTTGCCAAGCATGTCGGAGATTTTGGGTTCTAATCCACCCTAGTATagttttttcccctcattaaaAGCAAACGTGTTCATcagtgactttatatcacgagcagggacatgtttgtgtgtattttattttgttatttcacCAGAACAAACAGAGTGTCTCCACAACAGAAATAGATTGAAGCGCTTGTCTGTGCACGAGCTGCCATCACTGATAGCAGCAACGAGGATGGAGCAattcttatttaacacaaacgAATGTAATTAATACTCTGCTAGTCAACTAGAGATGTTTTAATTGTAACAGATATATCTGTACCACGAGAcataaaaaaagacattcaAATTGCTTTAACAGGGGAATATCCGATCTGTCCGCTTACACGGCAGGTGCAAATACACATATTTGATTCATAGTCTATCAGATTTATTTCCACATATGAGTGTGGCTTGAAACCGATCTGAGAATATCAGAATTCATGTGCTTTTTTTCCAGCTTACTGCAGCCTTTAcatgcgacctccggaggacgcagcctccgaaatgagatgcagctgcagtgtaaatgcagcttTGAGACGATTAAAGTGTGTGGGTCCAATATTATTGGTCTTAAAAAGTGAGTAAGTCTTGTCCCATCTACATACAATGGTTCCAACACccatgtgtatgtatgtgtgtgtgtgtgcattgtCTCAATACCTTAAATGCTTTGGCAAGTGCAGTGGCACCATTATTCTCCAGCCGATTACGTCCAGCTATGAAGACTTTTAACTTCAGGGGGGAGCCAGCTGCACTAGACTGCTTATAGCATTCAATCAATGCAGAAGCAAGGACCTTTAAGAAAATAcatcaataaataaaatcacacaCTCCCTCTGTTCCATGAGCTTCAAAAAGATTTGACATGTTAAAAACATCTCACTAACAACCGAAGGATGACGGGTTAGTCTTTAAAAAGTTGCATCTCAGTATCTCAGAGTTTATTTCAGCCTAAACTTACCATACCCCCTCCAATGCCCATGCCACAATTATTAAGCCTGAGCTCACGTAAGGTATAGCACACAGAGCTCTTCAGGAGGCTTTCAATTCCCTTTACACCATCAGGGCCGAAGGCATTGTCGCTCAAGTCCAGCTGAGTCAGCCTGGCCCCTGATGTCATCAAAGCATTGCCCAATGATTTCtagaaaatttgaataaaatattggggggaaaaaaacaagctTTTTACTCACAGCAAATACACATAACTGGACTTTTTGAGATGGAGATTTTCTTACCAGAGCAGGTGGAATTTCAGAGCGAAGACGACCTGTAAACATGTCACTCCAATGacattgctttttaaaaaaaaaaaagtagaaaaaaaacattaaatacataaaatagcAGATCAGAGTTAAATTGTCTAATGGCCATTTAAAAGTACCTCCAATTCACTTTTAGCTTCAAGAGCCTTGGAAATGGCCTGTGCTGCTTCAACCCCCAATGTGTTTCCCTCCAATCTGAGGGACTGCAGACCCTGACACTGTTCAATCTCCTGCACCATCTCTTTCACTACAACATCACAGAAAAGGAGGGAAAATTATGAGTGTTGACATGACAAACGTAAACATTTGCTAACAGAGAGGTTTACTCACCAGACTCAGCATTGTCCAACTTCAGCCCTCGTCCCTTATAACTTAATTCCACTTCTCCAACATGAGTCTTGGCCAGAGCCTCTGTAATCTGAGCAATATCTCCAGAGGCCATTGCGTTCCCTTTGCTTTATGTACTAGTAGAGTTATTAAAACATGAACAGGTGTCAAAAATATAGCACCAACATAGAAACTAAAGTTCAAACAACTTCTAGACCTCGCAAGCATATGAATTTACTCATTCACATAAATACAGTCACACTTTTTAGCTCATTAACAGAACTGTAACATTAGCTCAATATGCTAGCCTGTCACTATAcatataaaatagaaaaccgaCGATGAAAAAGTGTTCAATTTAAAATGAGCTGTTGCACCTTGCATCTCGATAAACCCAAAACAGATTATGCTGAGCTCACGTTGTCCCACAATGTTAACGTGCTAATATCTTCATTGCTTCAATGGCTGATACACAGCGCTCAGGCTAGCTCAGAGAATTAGCATCCTAGCTCACCCATTAACTCAAACTAGCCATTCAAGCGCAGTAACATTAgttaaatgaataaaagaaaaatcatattGAATTTTTATTCCTAAGAATATTTACCTTACACCTGGACTCAGTTTTAACGGAGGAGAGCAGATAACTAGAGAAAAACCATCACAACAGGAGACACATGGAGGCGGCAGTTCTTTGAAAGTGCCGGTGTCACgtttttcat
Coding sequences within:
- the rangap1b gene encoding LOW QUALITY PROTEIN: ran GTPase-activating protein 1b (The sequence of the model RefSeq protein was modified relative to this genomic sequence to represent the inferred CDS: inserted 1 base in 1 codon), with product MASGDIAQITEALAKTHVGEVELSYKGRGLKLDNAESVKEMVQEIEQCQGLQSLRLEGNTLGVEAAQAISKALEAKSELEQCHWSDMFTGRLRSEIPPALKSLGNALMTSGARLTQLDLSDNAFGPDGVKGIESLLKSSVCYTLRELRLNNCGMGIGGGMVLASALIECYKQSSAAGSPLKLKVFIAGRNRLENNGATALAKAFKLLGSLEEVHMPQNGINHPGITALAAAMKHNPNLQVLNLNDNTFTKRGSIAMAEAIRHLQCLKVINFGDCLVRSEGAIAIAGALREGLPFLRELNLSFGEICEAAALVVAKAVQGKADLEKLDLNGNCFGEDGCEALREAMESMNMEELLGSLSDDEGEPDEDDDEEEEEEEEXDEEEEERDEGDTEENGVNGTKDIIEEKEEPHCSSELTSFLISPSAEKLMSLGAKRILLIEQVDVSDASKVSEVFLKISSVYEDEPEVKQAVFESTDALLRKAFSNSHSQSYSFISSLIVNLGLLKSEDKKIKKLSVLPGHLLTLEHAAAQEFFPADQAGILEAFLSRNGKVLESCCSARDALKTTLVKRTTA